Proteins found in one Lutimonas zeaxanthinifaciens genomic segment:
- a CDS encoding lysophospholipid acyltransferase family protein, translating to MSLVNSKEIAKVLKLDKFGWAGTIVGWTLLKTLRISKLNRIYERHKHKEDIEFLDGILRDFKIDFEIPEDDLARIPKEGAFITVSNHPLGGIDGILLLKLLVDRRPDYKIIANFLLHRIVPLQKYVMPVNPFEDHKDAKSSVAGIKNALLHLSNRFPLGIFPAGEVSTFKDGKLVVDKPWEEGAIKIIKKANVPVIPIYFHAKNSKLFYFLSSLSDTMRTAKLPSELLTQKNRVIKVRIGKPITVKEQNDFQTLDDFHLYLRKKTYMLANPFEKESSYINAKNFKIPKPAKAIIDPIDTSLIEKELKALDKNDSLLFTSKIYRIYLADSKDIPNTLNEIGRLREVTFREVGEGTNKALDLDQFDGFYKHLFLWDSSQKQLVGAYRMGLGQEIFKKRGIEGFYVNELFKIETELFDMMEATIEMGRAFIIKSYQQRPMPLFLLWKGIVHVTLRYPEHKYLMGGVSISNKFSNFSKSLMIEFMKSHYYDPFIAQYVHPKQAYKVKLNVADKDFVFDSAKADMNKFDKIIDELEPGDLRLPVLMKKYVKQNARLIAFNVDPKFNNAVDGLMYIRIADIPDTTVKPVMEEFQAELERKLNNEK from the coding sequence ATGAGTCTGGTTAATTCCAAGGAAATAGCAAAAGTTTTGAAGCTTGATAAATTCGGGTGGGCAGGGACAATTGTTGGATGGACCTTGCTGAAAACTTTGAGGATTTCCAAGTTAAACCGGATTTATGAACGCCATAAACATAAGGAAGACATTGAGTTTCTAGACGGTATTTTAAGAGATTTTAAAATTGATTTTGAGATTCCTGAAGACGATCTGGCGAGGATACCCAAGGAGGGCGCTTTTATTACGGTATCCAATCACCCTCTTGGAGGGATTGACGGGATTTTACTGTTAAAGTTATTGGTTGACAGAAGGCCGGATTATAAGATAATAGCCAATTTTCTTTTACACCGTATCGTACCATTGCAGAAATACGTGATGCCTGTTAACCCCTTTGAAGATCATAAAGATGCCAAATCGAGTGTGGCCGGAATAAAGAATGCCTTGCTTCATCTCAGTAATCGATTCCCTTTGGGAATATTTCCGGCGGGTGAAGTGTCGACCTTTAAAGACGGAAAACTAGTAGTTGACAAGCCCTGGGAAGAAGGAGCTATTAAGATCATAAAAAAGGCCAATGTTCCGGTTATACCCATATATTTTCATGCCAAGAACAGTAAATTATTTTACTTTTTATCCAGTTTGAGTGATACAATGCGAACGGCTAAGTTGCCTTCGGAACTTCTGACTCAAAAAAACAGGGTGATCAAAGTAAGAATCGGAAAACCGATTACGGTCAAGGAGCAAAACGATTTTCAAACGCTTGATGATTTTCATCTTTACCTGAGGAAAAAGACCTACATGCTGGCCAACCCTTTTGAAAAGGAGTCTTCATATATCAATGCCAAGAACTTTAAAATACCCAAGCCTGCCAAGGCCATTATAGACCCGATAGATACTTCCCTGATCGAGAAAGAGCTGAAAGCTTTGGACAAAAACGACTCACTATTATTCACCAGCAAAATATACCGAATTTACCTGGCTGACAGTAAGGACATACCGAATACCCTTAATGAGATTGGAAGGCTCCGAGAAGTTACTTTCAGAGAGGTTGGTGAAGGAACCAACAAGGCTCTCGATCTTGATCAGTTTGACGGGTTTTACAAACATCTCTTTTTATGGGATTCAAGTCAGAAACAACTTGTAGGAGCCTACAGGATGGGTCTTGGACAAGAAATTTTTAAGAAACGCGGGATCGAAGGATTTTACGTGAACGAGCTTTTTAAGATCGAGACTGAGCTGTTTGACATGATGGAGGCCACTATTGAAATGGGCAGGGCCTTTATTATCAAATCTTACCAGCAACGGCCCATGCCCCTGTTTTTATTGTGGAAAGGGATTGTGCATGTGACCCTGAGGTATCCTGAACATAAGTACCTGATGGGAGGTGTGAGCATCAGTAACAAGTTTTCCAATTTTTCCAAATCCCTGATGATCGAATTCATGAAGTCTCATTATTATGACCCGTTCATTGCTCAATATGTTCATCCCAAACAGGCATATAAAGTAAAATTGAACGTAGCCGACAAGGACTTTGTTTTTGATTCTGCCAAAGCAGATATGAACAAATTTGACAAGATCATTGATGAGCTGGAACCCGGTGATTTAAGACTTCCTGTACTGATGAAAAAATATGTCAAGCAAAACGCCAGGTTGATCGCTTTTAATGTAGATCCTAAATTCAATAATGCGGTGGACGGGTTAATGTACATCCGGATAGCTGACATTCCGGATACGACCGTAAAGCCAGTTATGGAAGAGTTCCAGGCCGAACTTGAACGAAAGTTAAACAACGAGAAATAG
- a CDS encoding TM2 domain-containing protein produces MDTSDNKKDPIKDLEKKIEEGAKKIKEKAGKIAKEIDENTQDFQEEVKSTASEFSESAKEAYEQISSDHESKRIVAGIVAIIFGALGIHKFILGYQKEGLIMLVISILSLGFLAGVVALIGLIEGIVYLAKSDEEFYQTYQVGRKPWF; encoded by the coding sequence ATGGATACGTCAGACAATAAAAAAGATCCCATCAAAGATCTGGAAAAAAAGATCGAGGAAGGTGCCAAAAAAATTAAGGAAAAAGCGGGTAAAATAGCTAAGGAAATCGATGAAAATACCCAGGATTTTCAAGAGGAAGTGAAAAGTACCGCTTCAGAATTTTCTGAAAGTGCTAAAGAAGCCTATGAGCAAATAAGTTCGGACCATGAAAGCAAAAGGATCGTGGCGGGAATCGTAGCGATCATTTTCGGAGCCCTTGGCATTCATAAATTCATTCTTGGATACCAGAAAGAAGGATTGATCATGCTGGTCATCAGTATACTGAGTTTAGGATTTCTAGCAGGAGTTGTCGCTCTCATCGGGCTAATTGAAGGAATTGTTTACCTCGCCAAATCGGATGAGGAATTCTACCAGACCTATCAGGTGGGAAGGAAACCCTGGTTTTAA